In Chryseobacterium salivictor, the DNA window TTAAGAGCTTTTTTATAAATTCCTTCTCCAAACAATTGTATGTAATCTTCCTTACTTGTTTCAAAAGAAAACTTTAGGTTCTGCCATTTGATATGAAAGTCAGAGATAAAACTAAAAAATGCTTTGTAATGTTCATCAGTCCAGGAATCAGTAAAATCTTCTTCAGGGTTCACTGGATTAAAAATCTTAAATTTATGGCCTCCACTGATTGCATCATTATAATTTCTTATTATACGGCTTACAATATTATCAATTGTTTCAAATATTGAACTTTCTGACTGGTATAATTGAGCCAAAAGTGTAGTAATAACAATACTTGACACTCTATATTCTTTTTCTTGAAAATAAATATCTCTGTATCTCTTCAATAATTGAACGGCTCTTTGCAAAGGTGTTTTTAAATATATTTCTTGAGGTAGTTGCTCAGTTTCTACCTGAGCCTTCATTAACGCCTCAAAATTCTTTTTTAGCATTGATTCCTTTGCTGAGTTTGCAGCAATCAAAAACCAACTTGTAAATTCTTTAGGATTAGCTGTTGACCAACTTTTCAATGCTTTTTCTGGAATTTTTATAATGTTTTTTTCAAAAGAGTTCGGCATACAAGCGGGTAAAATATCCATATGGAAATCACTTTTGTAATTAAGTCTCACACATCTTTTCTTTTTTTCCATAATAGATTTATAATAAGAATCTTTTTCGAGTGCTTTAACTAATGCATTGTATATTTCTTCAGGATT includes these proteins:
- a CDS encoding nucleotidyltransferase domain-containing protein, whose amino-acid sequence is MIDIFQDYVLQREELLARIAQELQLDKTRLERMETAYNAVAEVLKKDNDFFDHLVIEIYAQGSKRIGTTVKPINDEDFDLDIVLHIYDPYYNHNPEEIYNALVKALEKDSYYKSIMEKKKRCVRLNYKSDFHMDILPACMPNSFEKNIIKIPEKALKSWSTANPKEFTSWFLIAANSAKESMLKKNFEALMKAQVETEQLPQEIYLKTPLQRAVQLLKRYRDIYFQEKEYRVSSIVITTLLAQLYQSESSIFETIDNIVSRIIRNYNDAISGGHKFKIFNPVNPEEDFTDSWTDEHYKAFFSFISDFHIKWQNLKFSFETSKEDYIQLFGEGIYKKALNEQVVAFSKSSSDALSKASGLIVSGSAFTNSRGNINVNEGIKNGSHHNFGGEY